The following proteins are encoded in a genomic region of Magallana gigas chromosome 1, xbMagGiga1.1, whole genome shotgun sequence:
- the LOC136273129 gene encoding beta-1,3-galactosyltransferase 5-like: protein MQEKWIESIQANEMTIMACLRWERPTFMYSIKALFFMIGILSSVNIMLYISNANFTSLSTFHLNNLYLQFYSPLHCERSEHSLFLLMAVPSRAGHFRERMAIRNSWGSVVKQDTSLRLFFFVGKEVDELDQKIKDTFAMEKEKFMDIVELDIKEKYKNLVNKITGLFQWVYFHCNNPEYILKVDDDVFLNSYLLINYLKKSKPVNSIIGCKLTNGTVDRNKLSKYYISKEEYKPDNFPDYFGGPAYVISGDILGKLYLATSEVPSIFLEDVYITGLCRKYINVQAVGHPGFSCVTRIKEPCGGHFRNLTTGHPYSAGEIERIWMQLNHNITC from the exons ATGCAAGAAAAATGGATTGAATCTATTCAAGCAAATGAG ATGACCATAATGGCGTGTTTGCGATGGGAACGACCAACTTTTATGTACAGCATTAAAGCGTTATTTTTCATGATTGGAATACTATCAAGTGTAAACATTATGCTGTATATTTCAAATGCAAACTTTACATCATTATCGACCTTCCATTTGAACAACCTCTACTTGCAGTTTTATTCACCTCTTCATTGCGAAAGAAGTGAACATTCTCTATTTCTTTTAATGGCTGTACCTAGTAGAGCAGGTCATTTCAGAGAGAGGATGGCTATCAGGAATTCATGGGGTAGTGTTGTTAAACAGGATACTTCTCTACGGTTGTTTTTCTTTGTCGGAAAAGAAGTTGACGAACtcgaccaaaaaataaaagacacATTTGCCATGGAGAAGGAAAAATTCATGGACATTGTTGAATTAGATATTAAGGAGAAATATAAAAATCTAGTGAACAAGATCACTGGCTTGTTTCAATGGGTTTACTTCCATTGTAACAACCCCGAATATATTCTTAAAGTAGACGacgatgtatttttaaattcttatctTCTAataaattatcttaaaaaaagCAAACCGGTGAATTCGATTATTGGATGTAAACTAACAAACGGGACCGTGGACAGAAATAAGCTTTCAAAATATTACATCTCAAAAGAAGAATACAAACCAGATAATTTCCCGGATTACTTTGGCGGCCCAGCATATGTCATATCCGGTGATATCCTCGGCAAGCTTTACCTGGCTACGAGCGAGGTTCCATCCATATTTCTTGAGGATGTATACATAACTGGATTGtgtagaaaatatataaatgttcaAGCAGTTGGACATCCGGGCTTTAGCTGCGTTACCAGAATTAAAGAACCGTGTGGGGGACACTTCAGGAACTTAACCACAGGACATCCTTATTCAGCGGGGGAAATAGAACGCATTTGGATGCAATTAAATCATAATATCACATGCTGA